One stretch of Candidatus Binatia bacterium DNA includes these proteins:
- a CDS encoding hypothetical protein (possible pseudo, frameshifted), with amino-acid sequence MNDEAPASAASRSSLCDLVVVAFEHRRAAELAELIRRQGGIPVSAPAMREVAGENRAELKNYLQELADGQVDVVVLLTGVGLKTLVRQVADHFSPADVAAALRRATLIARGPKPVAALRELGLTPQWTVPEPHTWEQLLQLVDDKVPVGGKTVAVQEYGLPNEQLLHGLTQRGARVRRVSIYRWEYPENLAPLRHGVRCVLDGQAAAAVFTSAQQVHNVWAFVENEFENEFDLWAQRLQHMVVASVGPVCSRALREHGIEPDLEASPPKMGVMVHLLAREARGCLDRKRSASEPSPQGNANSPSR; translated from the coding sequence ATGAACGACGAAGCACCCGCAAGCGCAGCTTCCCGATCCAGCTTGTGCGACTTGGTCGTCGTCGCCTTCGAACATCGGCGCGCGGCGGAACTCGCCGAGCTCATCCGGCGTCAAGGCGGCATTCCGGTCTCTGCGCCCGCGATGCGCGAAGTGGCGGGCGAGAACCGTGCCGAGCTCAAGAACTATCTCCAGGAACTCGCCGACGGACAAGTGGACGTGGTGGTGCTGCTCACCGGCGTTGGGTTGAAAACCTTGGTGCGGCAAGTTGCGGATCATTTTTCACCGGCCGACGTGGCTGCGGCCTTGCGACGCGCCACGCTGATTGCACGCGGCCCGAAGCCCGTCGCCGCCCTGAGGGAACTTGGGCTTACGCCGCAGTGGACGGTGCCGGAGCCCCACACCTGGGAGCAGCTCCTCCAACTGGTGGACGACAAAGTGCCCGTGGGCGGAAAAACCGTGGCCGTCCAAGAGTACGGGCTTCCCAATGAGCAACTTCTGCACGGCCTGACCCAACGGGGGGCACGAGTACGCCGCGTGTCCATCTACCGATGGGAGTACCCGGAAAATCTCGCCCCATTGCGCCACGGCGTGCGATGCGTTCTCGACGGCCAAGCTGCCGCCGCGGTGTTTACCAGCGCCCAACAGGTGCACAACGTTTGGGCCTTCGTGGAGAACGAGTTCGAGAACGAATTCGACCTTTGGGCACAGCGGCTGCAACACATGGTGGTCGCCTCGGTCGGCCCGGTTTGCTCTCGGGCGCTGCGCGAGCATGGCATCGAGCCGGACCTGGAAGCGAGCCCACCAAAAATGGGCGTGATGGTGCATCTTCTGGCCCGCGAGGCACGCGGTTGTCTCGACCGCAAACGGAGCGCTAGCGAACCCAGCCCACAGGGAAACGCAAACAGCCCCTCGCGTTGA
- the hemE gene encoding uroporphyrinogen decarboxylase — translation MSDATFLAACWRRPVPYTPIWLMRQAGRYMPEYREIRSRLSFLELCRTPEVAAEVTVTAAERLGVDAAILFADILLLVQPLGVGLEYSRNDGPIIQRPVRSPKDVEQLPAIDAAAELPFVYEAVRLARAQLHVPLIGFSGAPFTLASYLIEGGGSRHYLHTKTLMYRAPQAWHRLMEVLASNVVSYLRRQIEAGAQAVQVFDSWVGCLSPADYREFVLPHMKRLFAALPETVPAIHFGTGTAGLLELLREAGGSVIGLDWRVDLGTAWLRVGFDRAVQGNLDPVTLLGSREALLVRAREILDRAGGRPGHIFNLGHGVLPQTPVDHVRALVDFVHDYSQQVKDKTG, via the coding sequence GTGAGCGATGCAACGTTTTTAGCCGCCTGCTGGCGCCGCCCGGTGCCGTACACGCCCATATGGCTCATGCGGCAAGCGGGGCGGTACATGCCCGAATACCGTGAGATCCGCTCCCGCTTGAGTTTCTTGGAGCTTTGCCGCACGCCCGAGGTCGCCGCTGAAGTTACAGTAACAGCTGCGGAACGCCTGGGTGTGGATGCCGCCATCTTGTTCGCCGACATCCTCCTTTTGGTGCAGCCTCTAGGAGTCGGCCTGGAGTACTCGCGCAACGACGGGCCGATCATCCAACGCCCCGTTCGCAGCCCGAAGGACGTCGAGCAGCTACCCGCAATTGATGCTGCCGCGGAACTGCCCTTCGTGTACGAAGCGGTGCGCCTGGCGCGCGCGCAGTTGCACGTGCCTCTGATCGGTTTTTCGGGCGCGCCGTTCACGTTGGCCTCGTACTTGATCGAGGGAGGCGGCTCGCGCCACTACCTCCACACGAAAACCCTGATGTATCGCGCCCCGCAAGCCTGGCATCGGCTCATGGAGGTTCTGGCCAGCAATGTCGTGTCTTACCTGCGCCGGCAAATCGAGGCCGGAGCCCAAGCCGTGCAAGTATTCGACAGTTGGGTCGGCTGCCTTTCGCCGGCGGATTACCGCGAATTCGTTTTGCCCCACATGAAGCGGCTGTTTGCCGCTTTGCCGGAAACGGTGCCCGCCATCCATTTCGGAACGGGAACGGCCGGGCTCCTCGAGCTGCTGCGCGAGGCCGGAGGCAGCGTGATCGGGTTGGACTGGCGTGTAGATCTGGGCACCGCCTGGTTGCGAGTGGGCTTCGACCGTGCGGTTCAAGGGAATCTCGATCCGGTCACACTGCTCGGATCGCGCGAGGCGCTCCTCGTGCGCGCCCGGGAAATCCTCGATCGGGCCGGGGGCCGCCCAGGTCACATCTTCAACTTGGGCCATGGCGTCCTGCCCCAAACACCCGTGGATCACGTGCGGGCTCTGGTGGACTTCGTCCACGACTACAGCCAGCAGGTAAAAGATAAAACAGGCTAG